One Peribacillus simplex NBRC 15720 = DSM 1321 genomic region harbors:
- a CDS encoding response regulator: protein MIKILLCDDHAVVRMGLKMLLNNHADMEVIGEASEGNEGIQQALELQPNVVVMDLSMPHGKDGLSATSELKKLMPEVAILILTMHDDEEYLFRAIQAGASGCILKSAPHEELLVAIRSVSTGNAYLHPSATKRLMEVYIGSVKQGIPDTFNLLSDREKEVLTLIAKGFSNKEIAGQLVISVKTVETHKGNLMEKLQMKTRPELVAFALKKGLLGYGI, encoded by the coding sequence TTGATAAAAATTTTGCTTTGCGATGATCACGCCGTTGTAAGAATGGGCTTAAAGATGCTATTAAATAATCATGCTGATATGGAAGTGATAGGGGAGGCTTCCGAGGGGAACGAAGGAATACAGCAAGCACTAGAACTTCAGCCTAATGTGGTAGTCATGGATTTAAGCATGCCTCATGGGAAAGATGGTTTATCAGCAACTTCAGAACTGAAAAAACTAATGCCAGAAGTAGCCATATTAATACTTACTATGCATGATGATGAAGAATATTTGTTCAGAGCTATTCAAGCTGGGGCTTCAGGTTGTATTTTAAAAAGTGCACCGCATGAAGAGTTATTGGTAGCTATTCGCTCTGTATCGACCGGAAATGCTTACCTTCATCCATCTGCAACAAAAAGGTTAATGGAAGTATACATAGGTAGTGTGAAGCAGGGGATCCCTGATACTTTTAATCTTCTTTCGGACCGTGAAAAAGAGGTACTGACATTGATTGCGAAAGGATTTTCCAATAAAGAAATTGCCGGACAGCTTGTCATAAGCGTGAAAACGGTTGAAACCCATAAAGGAAACCTAATGGAGAAGCTTCAGATGAAAACAAGACCTGAACTTGTTGCATTTGCTTTAAAAAAGGGGTTATTAGGGTATGGAATTTAA
- a CDS encoding GAF domain-containing protein — protein MEFNGCNKSRKDHPYKQACEQVLEELNCDFVGLALQNSNGPDVSWHYAAGNRNDKYKRITVRYGKGIAGKVISTGRSMKIEDFPNNILGKALEYPIMLAENLSYAFAVPIQLKGVLKGVLLVGNRTNQPISESDQHTILDAAKKLEKELNNSI, from the coding sequence ATGGAATTTAACGGGTGCAATAAATCGAGAAAAGATCATCCATATAAACAAGCGTGTGAACAAGTACTAGAAGAATTGAACTGTGATTTTGTTGGCCTTGCTTTACAAAACAGCAACGGACCAGACGTAAGCTGGCATTATGCCGCTGGGAACAGAAATGATAAATACAAAAGAATAACTGTTCGATATGGAAAAGGGATTGCAGGTAAGGTCATATCAACAGGCAGGTCGATGAAAATTGAAGATTTTCCTAATAATATCCTTGGCAAAGCACTAGAATATCCTATCATGCTCGCGGAAAATCTCAGCTACGCTTTCGCAGTTCCAATTCAATTAAAAGGTGTTCTCAAAGGAGTATTATTAGTAGGTAATAGAACAAATCAGCCTATTTCTGAAAGTGACCAACATACGATCCTTGATGCAGCGAAAAAATTGGAAAAGGAATTAAATAACTCAATTTAA